In Sphaeramia orbicularis chromosome 7, fSphaOr1.1, whole genome shotgun sequence, one genomic interval encodes:
- the amt gene encoding aminomethyltransferase, mitochondrial, whose amino-acid sequence MWARIVAGGGALGGLGGPGGPGGLAGPGGPGLGLLRVGAGCTGHRLRQQRMASGGETLKKTPLFDFHRDQGGKMVEFAGWSMPVQYKDSHISSHMHTREHCSIFDVSHMLQTKVHGRDRVKFMESLVVADVAELNENQGTLSLFTNDKGGIIDDLIVTKTDQGYLYVVSNAGCADKDSAHMKAKVAEFKAAGFDVDLEFLDEALIAVQGPSMSRVLQEGLKDDLGKLTFMMSTLATVFGVRDCRVTRCGYTGEDGVEISVPRSKVVELTETLLKNPEVKLAGLGARDSLRLEAGLCLYGNDIDDTTTPVEATLVWTIGKRRRQTKGFPGADIIVPQIKAKTAKKRVGLVSTGPPVRPHTPILSPDGKVIGEVTSGCPSPCLKKNIAMGYVEAAFAKNGTAIQVEVRKKAVPATVSKMPFVPTNYYSG is encoded by the exons ATGTGGGCTCGGATAGTAGCTGGAGGGGGGGCTCTGGGGGGTTTGGGGGGTCCGGGGGGCCCGGGGGGCCTGGCGGGTCCCGGAGGTCCGGGGCTCGGGCTGCTGCGGGTCGGAGCGGGATGCACCGGCCACAGGCTCCGGCAGCAGAGGATGGCGTCCGGCGGAGAG ACGTTGAAGAAGACGCCGCTGTTCGACTTCCACCGGGACCAGGGAGGGAAGATGGTGGAGTTTGCAGGTTGGAGTATGCCGGTGCAGTACAAAGACAGTCACATCAGCTCGCACATGCACACCAGAGAACACTGCTCCATCTTCGACGTCAGCCACATGCTGCAG ACCAAAGTCCACGGCCGAGACCGGGTCAAGTTCATGGAGTCTCTGGTGGTCGCAGACGTCGCAGAACTCAATGAAAACCAG GGGACACTGTCTCTGTTCACCAATGATAAAGGCGGGATCATCGATGACCTCATCGTGACAAAAACCGACCAGGGTTACCTCTACGTGGTCTCCAACGCCGGCTGTGCTGATAAAGACTCAGCTCATATGAAG GCCAAAGTGGCGGAGTTCAAAGCTGCAGGGTTCGATGTGGACCTGGAGTTTCTTGATGAAGCCCTGATTGCTGTACAAG GTCCGTCCATGTCTCGGGTCCTTCAGGAGGGTCTGAAGGACGACCTCGGGAAGCTGACCTTCATGATGTCCACTCTGGCAACAGTGTTCGGCGTCCGCGACTGCAGGGTGACGCGCTGTGGATACACCGGCGAGGACGGAGTGGAG aTCTCCGTCCCTCGGTCCAAGGTGGTGGAGTTGACGGAGACGCTGTTGAAAAACCCTGAGGTGAAGCTGGCCGGTCTGGGCGCCAGGGACAGTCTGAGGCTGGAGGCGGGGCTCTGTCTCTATGGCAACGACATCGACGACACCACCACACCAGTAGAGGCCACTTTAGTCTGGACCATAG GAAAGCGTCGACGTCAGACCAAGGGTTTCCCTGGTGCCGACATCATCGTACCTCAGATTAAAGCCAAAACAGCGAAGAAGAGAGTGGGTCTGGTGTCAACAGGCCCCCCCGTCAGACCACACACCCCCAtactgagccccgacggaaaggTCATAG gggAGGTGACCAGTGGCTGCCCGTCTCCCTGTCTGAAGAAGAACATCGCCATGGGTTACGTGGAGGCTGCATTTGCTAAAAACGGAACGGCAATCCAGGTGGAGGTCAGGAAAAAGGCAGTGCCGGCCACCGTCAGCAAGATGCCATTTGTTCCTACTAACTACTACAGCGGATAG